The Breoghania sp. genome has a segment encoding these proteins:
- a CDS encoding DUF6111 family protein, whose amino-acid sequence MIRIIVVHALLFLLPFIAYAIWLAVVRRSASAENWRDAPLLWLSMAGGLVVIASLVMLASFDDKNADANYTPMQFKDGQLVPGKLE is encoded by the coding sequence ATGATCAGGATCATTGTCGTTCACGCTTTGCTATTCCTGTTGCCCTTCATCGCCTATGCCATCTGGCTGGCGGTGGTCCGCCGCTCGGCCTCGGCGGAAAACTGGCGCGATGCGCCCTTGCTGTGGCTGAGCATGGCTGGCGGCCTTGTCGTGATCGCCAGCCTCGTGATGCTGGCTTCCTTCGATGACAAGAACGCCGATGCGAACTACACCCCCATGCAGTTCAAGGACGGCCAGCTCGTCCCCGGCAAGCTGGAATAG